The following proteins come from a genomic window of Methanosarcina sp. MTP4:
- a CDS encoding PAS domain S-box protein: protein MWCRSEHQGRAKPGNVLSPAPEVTRLELADIIDAPAIQSLMDDFYKFSNISMALIDLKGNVLVGVGWRDICTRFHRIHPEARKHCIESDTQLSAGVSPGEFKLYRCKNNMWDLATPIMVGNQHVGNLFLGQFFFEDEPLDYELFRSQARKYGFDEEEYMAAFEKVPRLSRETVDTSMAFLTKLAHMISQLSYSNIMLARSLVERDALVDALQVSEKRCRMLFDHSMDALILSDPRDGGKILSANPAACRMLGWAEEELIGRGRDVMFNLEDPAVSDVLDELMRTGSTKAQLTYTRKDGTTFPGEISSAFFTDGNGEPRAVIIIRDITERKKVEEALRLSYIYNRNLIEANLDPLVTIGRDGKIKDVNSASEQITGCSRDELIGTDFSDYFTEPEKAGAGYQQAFINGEVRDYPLEIRHRDEHITPVLYNASVYKDENGKVIGVFAAARDITERKRAEHQLSNELARATGLYELYTRSSNLSDRELYDFALNQAIKITDSTIGFFHLVSEDEKEIILTTWNQEALRSCTAGKEGHYPIEKAGNWVDCARLKRPVVYNDFPSSPNQKGLPSGHVTVKRFMSVPVTENGKVKIILGVGNKVDEYDDRDVMQLQLVANELHKIMKLRRIENEVRESEAFLRDIMENVSDAIFVRDRDARMILANPAYYRLMGKSPEEVLNKTVADFHPPEMARKLAEDDKRVMETGKGTTLEERIFTSHGLRVLQTVKAPYYDGKGNIIGLIGAARDITERKKAEEALKRAHENLEGIVKVRTAELEKAYHSLKDSEKGLAEAQKMAHIGNWEWDIATDEAYWSEEMYRIFGRDPRELAPSYNEYLSYIHPDDRDYYCNATKKAVTGSPFGIDYRIFRDNGEVRTVHLESEFILNNKKIPVRIKGIVQDITERKKSEEKIQVLANIVKSSNDAIGTISLDDIITSCNEEVEQVYGYSAEELIGNHTSIVAPPHLDKETKKLSELIKQGKKIHHHETSRLRKDGQIIDVSITLSPVFDSHGKLTAISFISRDITERKRVEEKLRESEEKYRNIVETANEGIFIIDAESRVTYANEKMTDMLGYTLEEVIGIAIWDFVSEDCKAIVKLNLERRRQGINEIYELKLICKGGSSLWVLISAKSLFDMDGRFMGSISMLTDITKRKEAEEALSNIEIARKQEIHHRIKNNLQVISSLLDLEAEKFNNREDIKDSEVLEAFRESQDRVISMALIHEELYKGGGFDTLNFSSYIEKLVENLFQTYSLGNADLSLNMGLEENTFFDMDVAVPLGIIVNELVSNSLKHAFTEKEGEILIRFCREEKNKERDKSLFSLTISDNGKGIPESIGMERVESLGLQLVNILIDQLEGNIELKRNHGTEFRITFSVEESP from the coding sequence ATGTGGTGCCGGAGTGAGCATCAAGGCAGGGCTAAGCCGGGAAATGTTCTCTCGCCTGCCCCGGAAGTGACCAGGCTGGAGCTTGCTGATATCATTGATGCCCCGGCTATCCAGTCCCTCATGGATGATTTCTATAAGTTTTCAAACATTTCCATGGCCCTGATCGATCTCAAAGGCAATGTTCTGGTGGGCGTTGGATGGCGGGATATATGTACCAGATTCCACAGGATTCACCCTGAAGCCCGTAAACACTGCATAGAAAGTGACACACAGTTATCTGCGGGTGTTTCCCCGGGAGAGTTTAAGCTGTACAGGTGCAAGAACAATATGTGGGACCTCGCGACCCCAATCATGGTGGGCAACCAGCACGTAGGCAATCTCTTTTTAGGGCAGTTCTTTTTTGAAGACGAGCCTCTGGACTATGAGCTTTTCCGGTCCCAGGCCAGGAAATATGGCTTCGATGAGGAGGAATACATGGCAGCTTTTGAAAAAGTTCCACGCTTGAGCAGGGAGACTGTGGACACAAGCATGGCCTTCTTAACGAAGCTTGCTCACATGATTTCACAGCTGAGCTACAGCAATATCATGCTTGCCCGGTCGCTGGTGGAACGTGATGCCCTGGTTGATGCGCTGCAAGTGAGCGAAAAGAGGTGTCGAATGCTATTCGACCATAGCATGGACGCTCTTATCCTGAGTGACCCCAGGGATGGGGGGAAAATTCTCTCAGCCAATCCAGCTGCCTGCCGGATGCTTGGATGGGCGGAAGAAGAATTGATAGGAAGGGGGCGCGATGTGATGTTTAACCTTGAAGACCCGGCGGTATCCGACGTACTGGATGAACTTATGCGTACCGGATCAACAAAAGCCCAGCTCACTTACACCCGCAAGGACGGAACTACGTTCCCCGGAGAGATCAGCAGCGCCTTTTTTACGGATGGCAATGGAGAGCCTCGGGCAGTCATCATTATCAGGGATATTACGGAGCGCAAAAAAGTGGAAGAAGCTCTCAGGTTATCATATATTTATAACCGCAACCTTATTGAAGCAAACCTGGATCCATTAGTAACCATTGGGCGTGATGGTAAGATTAAGGATGTGAATAGTGCTTCTGAACAGATTACCGGATGTTCCAGAGATGAGTTGATAGGGACTGATTTTTCAGATTATTTCACTGAGCCTGAGAAAGCTGGTGCAGGATATCAGCAAGCATTTATAAATGGTGAAGTTCGAGACTATCCTCTTGAAATTCGGCATAGGGATGAGCATATAACCCCTGTTTTGTATAATGCTTCAGTTTATAAAGACGAAAATGGCAAAGTTATTGGTGTATTTGCTGCAGCACGTGACATCACCGAGCGCAAGCGGGCGGAGCACCAGCTCAGCAACGAACTGGCGCGAGCGACCGGCTTATACGAACTCTATACCCGATCATCGAACCTATCAGACCGCGAACTCTACGATTTCGCACTCAATCAAGCCATCAAGATAACCGATAGCACGATCGGCTTCTTCCACCTCGTCTCCGAGGACGAAAAAGAGATCATCCTCACCACCTGGAACCAGGAAGCATTGAGGTCATGCACGGCAGGGAAGGAAGGGCACTACCCTATTGAAAAGGCAGGTAACTGGGTCGATTGCGCCCGGCTCAAGCGCCCGGTGGTCTACAACGACTTTCCTTCCTCACCGAACCAAAAAGGGCTGCCGTCCGGACACGTTACAGTGAAGCGATTCATGAGCGTGCCGGTCACCGAGAACGGCAAGGTGAAGATCATCCTGGGTGTGGGCAACAAGGTGGATGAGTACGACGACCGCGATGTCATGCAGCTCCAATTGGTGGCTAATGAGCTTCACAAGATTATGAAGCTGCGTCGCATCGAGAATGAGGTCCGGGAGAGCGAGGCATTCCTCCGAGACATCATGGAAAACGTCTCAGACGCCATCTTCGTCAGGGATAGAGATGCCCGGATGATCCTGGCAAACCCAGCTTACTATAGGCTTATGGGCAAATCCCCTGAAGAGGTCCTCAATAAGACCGTTGCCGATTTTCACCCTCCTGAGATGGCCAGGAAGCTAGCGGAGGATGACAAACGAGTCATGGAGACTGGAAAAGGGACAACCTTGGAGGAGAGAATATTTACATCACATGGATTGCGCGTCCTCCAGACCGTAAAAGCACCTTACTACGATGGAAAGGGCAACATCATAGGATTGATAGGAGCGGCGAGGGACATCACTGAGCGCAAAAAAGCAGAAGAAGCTCTAAAAAGAGCACATGAAAATCTTGAGGGAATAGTTAAAGTACGTACAGCAGAGCTTGAGAAGGCTTATCACTCTTTAAAAGACAGTGAAAAAGGGCTTGCTGAAGCTCAAAAAATGGCTCATATTGGTAATTGGGAGTGGGATATTGCAACTGATGAAGCATACTGGTCCGAGGAAATGTATCGTATTTTCGGACGTGACCCCCGAGAATTGGCACCTTCTTACAATGAATATTTGTCTTACATACATCCCGATGATCGGGATTACTATTGTAATGCCACTAAAAAAGCCGTAACCGGAAGTCCCTTTGGTATTGATTACAGGATTTTCCGGGATAACGGGGAAGTACGCACAGTTCACCTGGAATCGGAATTTATTTTGAATAATAAAAAAATCCCTGTTCGAATAAAGGGAATAGTTCAGGATATTACTGAGCGTAAAAAATCAGAAGAGAAAATTCAGGTCTTAGCTAATATTGTGAAATCGTCAAATGATGCTATTGGCACTATATCCCTTGACGACATTATTACAAGTTGCAATGAAGAAGTAGAGCAAGTTTATGGTTATTCCGCGGAAGAACTTATTGGGAATCACACATCAATCGTGGCTCCACCCCATTTAGATAAAGAAACAAAAAAATTAAGTGAATTGATTAAACAGGGGAAAAAGATCCACCACCATGAGACTTCACGGTTAAGAAAGGACGGGCAGATAATAGATGTTTCAATAACTCTTTCTCCGGTTTTTGATAGTCATGGAAAGCTGACTGCGATCTCGTTCATTTCCAGGGATATAACCGAAAGAAAAAGAGTAGAAGAAAAACTTCGGGAGAGTGAGGAAAAGTACCGCAACATTGTAGAGACCGCCAACGAAGGTATATTCATAATTGATGCTGAATCCAGAGTCACTTACGCTAATGAGAAAATGACGGATATGCTCGGATACACTCTGGAAGAAGTTATTGGCATAGCGATATGGGACTTCGTCAGTGAAGATTGCAAGGCTATTGTCAAACTGAACCTGGAAAGGAGGAGGCAGGGTATCAATGAGATCTACGAATTGAAATTAATATGTAAGGGTGGATCATCCTTATGGGTGCTCATAAGTGCTAAATCCCTTTTTGATATGGATGGCAGGTTTATGGGCTCGATAAGCATGCTAACTGACATCACCAAGCGAAAAGAAGCTGAAGAAGCTCTGTCAAATATCGAAATTGCCCGCAAACAGGAAATTCATCATAGAATCAAGAATAATCTGCAGGTAATCTCCTCACTGCTGGATCTTGAGGCTGAAAAGTTCAATAACAGAGAGGATATTAAGGATTCGGAAGTTCTGGAAGCCTTCAGGGAAAGTCAGGACAGAGTAATATCAATGGCTCTTATCCATGAGGAACTGTATAAGGGTGGAGGGTTCGACACACTGAACTTTTCATCGTATATTGAGAAACTCGTTGAGAACCTTTTTCAGACATACAGCCTTGGAAATGCTGATCTCAGCTTAAACATGGGCCTTGAGGAAAATACATTCTTTGATATGGATGTTGCTGTCCCGTTAGGAATAATTGTTAATGAACTTGTTTCAAACTCTCTCAAACATGCATTTACTGAAAAAGAAGGGGAAATTCTAATCCGATTTTGCAGGGAAGAAAAGAATAAGGAAAGAGACAAATCTCTTTTTAGCCTGACAATTTCAGATAATGGAAAAGGAATTCCTGAAAGTATAGGCATGGAGAGGGTTGAATCCCTGGGGTTGCAGTTAGTAAATATCCTTATTGACCAGCTGGAAGGAAATATCGAGCTTAAGCGAAACCATGGGACAGAATTCAGAATCACTTTCAGTGTAGAGGAAAGCCCATAA
- a CDS encoding isoprenylcysteine carboxylmethyltransferase family protein translates to MTVPGQEPEKESGRKSARDNEGWVYRSIGLLILLLFFKTWRILDESWNSLNQLPLYIYFGVLAVYLLAERISYRGLGNGPDNTGKQTKKWTRYLLLLFWWPLLILPVLEYSLVPEYGFYPGYNFSIVTLGLALTLFGTGLRAWGLWSLGTYFSAHIEIRDGHELVETGPYRFIRHPAYAGNILQAAGIPLILNAYFSLSISAVLIFLFLYRLKLEEEVLSREVKGYEDYLKRTYRLIPKIW, encoded by the coding sequence ATGACAGTCCCGGGGCAGGAACCAGAAAAAGAATCCGGAAGAAAATCCGCCAGAGATAACGAAGGCTGGGTTTACCGGAGCATAGGTCTCCTGATACTTTTACTGTTCTTTAAAACCTGGAGAATCCTGGACGAAAGCTGGAATTCCCTTAACCAGCTGCCTCTCTACATTTACTTTGGAGTTCTTGCCGTCTACCTGCTGGCAGAAAGAATCTCATACCGGGGATTGGGTAATGGGCCAGACAATACGGGAAAACAGACGAAGAAATGGACCAGATACCTGCTTTTACTTTTCTGGTGGCCGCTGTTAATTCTGCCGGTTCTGGAATACAGTCTGGTTCCGGAATACGGTTTCTATCCGGGTTACAATTTTTCCATTGTTACCCTCGGTCTGGCACTGACCCTATTTGGGACGGGCCTGAGAGCCTGGGGCTTATGGTCCCTGGGAACGTATTTCTCAGCCCACATCGAGATCCGTGACGGTCACGAACTGGTCGAAACAGGACCTTACAGGTTCATAAGGCATCCCGCTTATGCAGGCAACATTTTGCAGGCTGCGGGGATACCCCTTATCCTGAACGCTTACTTCTCCCTTTCAATCTCTGCTGTCCTTATTTTCCTGTTCTTATACCGGCTTAAACTTGAAGAGGAGGTTTTGAGTCGGGAAGTAAAAGGTTACGAGGATTACTTAAAAAGAACGTACAGGCTCATACCTAAAATATGGTAA
- a CDS encoding phosphotransferase: MKNYDTKKAMLNEYYKLKKLEKIIEIPHPIATNAHFDCVLVTEYIPGKPFSWYLKREKNLDKKLKDIARLLRKLHRNTQNHYEKEKEFAKIRNILNRMPLRSSTRKRYDQRLEKWQTNPLLDTRHGCLIHHDATPANYLFHRGKPYAIDLELASKHGHCVHDLGILCAEVFHHFARKGSAHASIPHIKRFLRNYSRDEKEYRRIKQVLPLYMSYGLLRVAWRIKDPKHREYLIYKAVEMVGRSGL; the protein is encoded by the coding sequence ATAAAAAACTATGACACCAAAAAAGCCATGCTGAACGAGTATTACAAACTCAAGAAGCTTGAAAAAATAATAGAGATTCCACACCCGATTGCAACAAACGCCCATTTCGACTGCGTGCTCGTAACCGAGTACATCCCGGGAAAACCCTTTTCCTGGTACCTGAAAAGGGAAAAAAACCTGGATAAAAAACTGAAGGATATAGCCCGTCTCCTGCGAAAACTCCACAGGAATACACAGAACCATTACGAAAAAGAAAAAGAATTTGCAAAAATCCGGAACATCCTGAACCGGATGCCTCTTCGCAGTTCTACCAGGAAACGGTATGATCAAAGGCTCGAAAAATGGCAGACAAACCCCCTCCTGGATACAAGGCACGGCTGTCTTATCCACCACGATGCAACCCCTGCAAACTACCTTTTCCACAGGGGCAAACCCTATGCTATAGACCTCGAACTGGCTAGCAAACACGGACATTGTGTCCATGACCTGGGAATCCTCTGCGCCGAAGTATTCCACCATTTCGCCCGGAAAGGCTCGGCCCATGCGTCCATCCCTCACATCAAACGCTTCCTCCGCAATTACAGCCGGGATGAAAAGGAATACCGACGGATAAAGCAGGTGCTCCCCCTCTACATGAGCTACGGCCTTTTGAGAGTCGCCTGGAGAATTAAGGACCCGAAACACCGGGAATACCTGATATACAAAGCTGTGGAAATGGTTGGGAGATCAGGCCTTTGA
- a CDS encoding metallophosphoesterase, giving the protein MALEITPILNEPALTVTNTETALVIADIHLGIEWDLYRSGITLPSRMKERLIRIEGYIEETAPDRIVLLGDIKHNVPQVSWQERDEIPRFLEALAAHAPVDILPGNHDGGIELLFNRNARIRVHSAKGAVLDGVGYFHGHTWPAPELLGAGSVVTAHNHPTVRFTDSFGYSTSDPAWIRTRFNPEVLREHFKNLNFDDETIWTDPEVFIVPAFNELCGGVPFNESTREDLLGPVFSSGGVKLEDAELYLLDGTRLGVIRNLRKLEHTRVRNRSGGRRRRNPESPK; this is encoded by the coding sequence ATGGCTCTCGAAATCACCCCAATCCTCAACGAACCCGCCCTCACCGTCACAAACACCGAAACCGCGCTGGTCATAGCCGATATCCACCTCGGGATCGAGTGGGACCTGTACAGGAGCGGGATAACCCTTCCCAGCCGGATGAAAGAGCGGCTGATAAGAATTGAGGGCTATATCGAAGAAACCGCTCCTGACCGGATCGTGCTCCTCGGCGACATCAAACACAACGTCCCGCAGGTCTCCTGGCAGGAGAGGGATGAAATCCCGCGCTTTCTGGAAGCCCTGGCAGCGCATGCTCCTGTGGATATTTTGCCCGGGAACCATGACGGAGGTATTGAGCTCCTTTTCAACAGAAATGCTAGGATAAGGGTCCATTCGGCAAAAGGCGCGGTCCTGGATGGGGTCGGCTACTTCCATGGGCATACCTGGCCTGCTCCGGAACTTCTAGGTGCAGGGTCCGTTGTCACAGCCCACAACCACCCGACGGTCCGGTTTACGGACTCCTTCGGCTATTCTACAAGCGACCCCGCCTGGATCAGGACGCGCTTCAATCCCGAAGTTCTCAGGGAACATTTCAAAAACCTGAATTTTGATGACGAAACGATCTGGACTGATCCCGAGGTTTTCATTGTGCCCGCTTTTAATGAACTCTGCGGAGGTGTGCCTTTTAACGAATCGACCCGGGAAGACCTGCTTGGTCCCGTGTTTTCCTCCGGCGGGGTCAAACTTGAGGATGCCGAACTCTATTTGCTGGACGGGACAAGGCTCGGGGTGATAAGGAACCTCCGGAAACTGGAGCACACAAGAGTTAGAAACAGGTCCGGGGGCAGAAGACGTAGAAATCCTGAAAGCCCGAAATGA
- a CDS encoding CU044_2847 family protein, which yields MFTYGLKAKEEKPAVIDEDDEDEDEMPIMVDLSHADSPVKVVLVSPKSVEEKSREALKDAMRIIHQVSRRVVDTVEELDAEHRPSQVQVNFGLKLTAEGRAVMTRVKNEKDTNMKIILTWKGEE from the coding sequence TTGTTCACGTATGGACTTAAGGCTAAAGAGGAAAAACCTGCTGTGATTGACGAAGATGACGAAGATGAAGACGAAATGCCAATTATGGTAGATCTGAGCCATGCTGACAGTCCGGTAAAGGTAGTGCTGGTATCTCCAAAGTCTGTTGAAGAAAAATCCAGGGAAGCTCTTAAAGATGCAATGCGTATTATTCATCAGGTCTCCAGAAGAGTTGTAGACACGGTGGAGGAACTCGATGCTGAGCATAGACCTTCCCAGGTTCAGGTAAATTTCGGGCTTAAACTTACAGCCGAAGGAAGGGCAGTAATGACCAGAGTTAAAAATGAAAAGGATACCAACATGAAAATAATACTAACCTGGAAGGGTGAGGAGTAA
- a CDS encoding Maf family nucleotide pyrophosphatase produces the protein MRRIILASESPRRKELLNQLIGDNFEVYVSSYEETPIPEISPESLLIRHSLEKARDVAKYFESGIIIAADTSVICNGEVLGKPHTPERAKEMLEKLSGKTVQVITGLTVLDIDRGEEISESEVTDVRMKKMSEKEIEAYIGTGEPLDKAGAFGIQDKGAVLVERVEGDFFNVVGLPLFKLGKILERLGVSVFGEE, from the coding sequence ATGCGCCGAATCATTCTCGCCTCTGAATCCCCCCGAAGAAAGGAGTTGTTAAACCAGCTTATCGGGGACAATTTTGAGGTATATGTCAGTTCTTATGAGGAAACCCCAATCCCTGAAATATCCCCCGAATCTCTTCTCATACGTCATTCCCTTGAAAAAGCCAGGGATGTGGCGAAATATTTCGAATCAGGGATAATTATCGCGGCGGATACTTCCGTAATCTGCAACGGGGAAGTCCTGGGTAAGCCCCACACCCCCGAAAGAGCTAAAGAGATGTTGGAAAAGTTAAGCGGGAAAACTGTGCAGGTCATTACTGGACTCACGGTGCTGGATATTGACCGGGGAGAGGAAATCAGTGAATCCGAAGTCACGGATGTCCGGATGAAGAAAATGAGTGAAAAGGAAATCGAGGCTTACATCGGGACAGGTGAACCTCTTGATAAGGCGGGAGCCTTCGGAATCCAGGACAAGGGGGCGGTGCTTGTGGAAAGGGTCGAAGGGGATTTCTTCAATGTGGTAGGGTTGCCCCTGTTCAAGCTGGGGAAGATTCTGGAAAGGCTTGGAGTGTCAGTTTTCGGGGAAGAATAA
- the cysS gene encoding cysteine--tRNA ligase — MLQVYNTLSRKKESFKPLKAGEVSIYACGPTVYNFPHIGNYRTFLMTDNIVRTLEYLGYKVTLVMNITDIDDKTIRDSGVAGVSLKDFTEKYTQEFFRGLDMLNIRKASFYPRATDNVDGMIELARKLIEKGLAYEKGGSVYYRISAFPEYGKLSKIDFDEIKIGASVDVDEYDKDNPRDFALLKASTPEEIERGIFYESSWGKIRPGWHTECSVMSMKEFGVTLDIHTGGVDLIFPHHENEIAQSEGATGKPFVRYWMHGEHLIVEGEKMSKSKGNVFTLPEIVEKYGGEVVRFMFLSVHYRKKLDYSEQFAENAKNNYLRLKETLDNLEFALRSADGGEYPGNREILETLPELETQFKEALEDDINTPKAITVFRELSRNANRYLESGKNREVLEKSRALYRRFADVLGLFASAGEEEKVPDAVLKLIEEREEARKRKDWATADALRDDIKASGYIIQDTKEGPNLKKVE; from the coding sequence ATGCTGCAAGTGTACAATACCCTTTCCAGAAAAAAAGAGTCTTTCAAGCCCCTGAAAGCAGGGGAAGTCTCGATTTATGCGTGCGGGCCTACGGTTTACAATTTTCCCCATATCGGGAATTACCGAACTTTTTTGATGACCGACAACATCGTGAGGACTCTTGAATACCTGGGCTATAAAGTAACACTTGTTATGAACATCACGGACATCGATGACAAGACCATCCGGGACTCGGGAGTTGCGGGGGTTTCCCTGAAGGATTTCACGGAGAAGTACACGCAGGAGTTCTTCCGGGGGCTTGACATGCTGAACATCCGGAAAGCCTCGTTTTATCCCAGGGCTACGGACAATGTTGACGGGATGATCGAGCTTGCCCGGAAACTGATCGAAAAGGGTCTGGCCTACGAAAAGGGTGGGTCGGTCTATTACCGGATCTCGGCGTTTCCGGAGTATGGGAAGCTTTCGAAAATCGATTTCGATGAGATCAAAATCGGGGCTTCGGTTGATGTGGACGAATATGATAAGGACAACCCCCGGGACTTTGCCCTCCTGAAAGCCTCAACGCCGGAGGAAATCGAGCGGGGGATTTTCTACGAAAGCTCCTGGGGCAAGATCCGTCCGGGCTGGCACACGGAATGCTCGGTTATGTCCATGAAAGAATTCGGGGTCACGCTGGACATCCACACCGGAGGTGTGGACCTTATCTTCCCGCACCACGAAAACGAGATTGCCCAGTCCGAGGGAGCTACTGGAAAACCCTTTGTCCGCTACTGGATGCATGGGGAACACCTGATAGTGGAAGGGGAGAAGATGAGCAAGTCGAAAGGAAACGTTTTCACCCTTCCCGAAATTGTCGAAAAGTACGGGGGGGAGGTTGTGCGCTTCATGTTCCTCTCGGTCCACTACCGCAAAAAGCTGGACTACTCGGAACAGTTTGCCGAAAACGCGAAAAACAATTATCTCCGGCTAAAAGAAACCCTGGATAACCTGGAATTTGCCCTCCGAAGCGCCGATGGAGGCGAATATCCCGGGAACAGGGAAATTCTTGAAACTCTCCCCGAACTGGAAACGCAGTTTAAGGAAGCCCTCGAAGACGATATCAACACCCCAAAAGCCATAACGGTCTTCCGGGAACTCTCCAGAAACGCTAACAGGTACCTCGAAAGCGGGAAAAACAGGGAGGTCCTGGAAAAATCCCGTGCCCTTTACCGCAGGTTTGCGGATGTCCTGGGGCTTTTCGCCTCTGCCGGGGAGGAAGAAAAGGTCCCTGACGCTGTCCTGAAACTTATCGAAGAACGTGAAGAAGCCCGGAAGAGAAAAGACTGGGCAACTGCGGATGCCCTCAGGGATGATATAAAGGCATCCGGCTATATCATCCAGGATACAAAGGAAGGGCCGAATCTCAAGAAAGTTGAGTGA
- a CDS encoding ferric reductase-like transmembrane domain-containing protein, producing MGYLFIFLASLSSEYIVRANKLLGVGFIKAHHSLARLGVLLIIIHPLAFAVEEQSILVFLPVFYPLSDFLELAGRPAFYLFLLAAGVAVYRKKYRNWRKVHYLNYLAFLLVSVHAVMIGTDFESNLSRILALTMTVIVMGIFVHKRFRLKIKKYLNQTDKR from the coding sequence TTGGGTTACCTATTCATATTTCTGGCAAGCCTGTCATCTGAGTACATTGTCCGGGCGAATAAGCTGCTCGGAGTGGGGTTCATAAAAGCTCACCATTCCCTGGCCAGGCTGGGGGTCCTTTTGATAATCATTCATCCGCTGGCATTTGCAGTCGAGGAACAGAGTATCCTGGTTTTCCTGCCTGTTTTTTACCCTTTGAGTGATTTCCTGGAACTGGCAGGAAGGCCGGCATTTTACCTTTTCCTCCTCGCAGCAGGCGTTGCGGTTTACAGGAAAAAATACAGGAACTGGCGAAAGGTCCACTACCTCAATTATCTGGCTTTTTTATTGGTTTCCGTGCATGCCGTGATGATAGGCACCGATTTCGAATCAAATCTCAGCAGAATCTTAGCACTTACAATGACAGTAATTGTTATGGGGATATTTGTCCACAAAAGGTTCCGGCTGAAAATTAAAAAATACTTAAACCAGACCGATAAAAGGTAA
- a CDS encoding rhodanese-like domain-containing protein: MNKQNLTYLVLFFVILGVVLIFVSKPETSPPGFETVNVDEAREMLEKDDFFLLDVRTPVEFNESHIEGAVLIPLENGYGSNLGPDQLLEARINEVPKGEKILVYCRTGRRSAVAS; the protein is encoded by the coding sequence TTGAACAAACAGAATTTGACGTACCTCGTCCTTTTTTTCGTGATTTTGGGTGTAGTATTGATTTTTGTATCAAAGCCGGAAACCAGTCCGCCAGGATTTGAAACTGTGAATGTGGACGAAGCCAGGGAAATGCTTGAAAAAGACGACTTTTTCCTGCTTGACGTCCGCACGCCTGTCGAGTTCAACGAATCGCATATCGAAGGGGCAGTTCTGATCCCGCTTGAAAATGGCTATGGGTCAAATCTGGGTCCTGACCAGCTTTTAGAAGCCCGGATAAACGAAGTTCCCAAAGGTGAAAAGATACTTGTCTACTGCAGGACCGGACGCAGAAGTGCTGTTGCGAGCTAG
- a CDS encoding winged helix-turn-helix domain-containing protein, translating to MGNSSKVKAHSEAPGTLEGSEIAEMKAIRTKLSEMHNDIKKVMEHSNRVTLESALESSRNEYSNVLLSHLFEDIDTGLDRGMVKKCPENGDCRSSFTALLQNNAGLIKQKSVDETLVSKTRKQIEEMRTGAPYSKCERCFSEVSGLFIKQVNLMRSMRIYEDNQEQKQDISTLETDTVINQIVEPVANNQRLEILKAVAFGTKSFSAFSELTGLRGGNLLFHLQKLTESGLILQQHERGDYMITEKGYKILKGLNDISSALLVTAEKLTPAEKE from the coding sequence ATGGGAAACAGCAGCAAGGTAAAGGCCCACTCCGAAGCTCCCGGAACCTTAGAAGGTTCCGAAATAGCTGAAATGAAAGCTATCAGGACAAAACTTTCCGAGATGCACAACGACATAAAAAAAGTTATGGAACACTCTAACAGGGTTACCCTCGAGTCAGCTCTGGAAAGTTCCAGGAACGAATACTCCAACGTCCTTCTCAGCCACCTTTTCGAAGATATTGATACGGGGCTTGACCGCGGCATGGTCAAAAAATGCCCTGAAAACGGGGACTGCAGATCCTCTTTCACAGCCCTCCTTCAGAACAACGCAGGGCTCATAAAACAGAAGAGTGTGGACGAAACCCTTGTTTCGAAAACAAGGAAGCAGATTGAGGAAATGAGGACCGGAGCTCCTTACAGCAAATGCGAACGCTGCTTTTCCGAAGTATCGGGTCTCTTTATAAAACAGGTAAACCTGATGCGCTCCATGCGGATCTATGAGGATAACCAGGAACAGAAACAGGATATTTCAACCCTGGAAACGGACACAGTCATCAACCAGATCGTCGAACCCGTCGCCAACAACCAGCGCCTTGAAATCCTGAAAGCCGTGGCCTTCGGAACAAAGAGCTTTTCAGCCTTCTCCGAACTTACCGGCCTGCGGGGCGGAAACCTCCTCTTCCACCTCCAGAAGCTGACGGAAAGCGGACTTATCCTGCAGCAGCACGAAAGGGGAGATTACATGATTACCGAGAAAGGGTACAAAATCCTGAAAGGCTTGAACGACATTTCTTCTGCCCTGCTGGTAACGGCTGAAAAACTCACTCCAGCAGAAAAAGAGTGA